One window of Nicotiana tomentosiformis chromosome 11, ASM39032v3, whole genome shotgun sequence genomic DNA carries:
- the LOC104104237 gene encoding COP9 signalosome complex subunit 2: MGSDADMEDYGFEYSDEEPEEQDVDIENQYYNSKGLVETEPEAALEGFAEVVRMEPEKAEWGFKALKQTVKLYYKLGKYKEMMDAYREMLTYIKSAVTRNYSEKCINNIMDFVSGSASQNFSLLQEFYETTLKALEEAKNERLWFKTNLKLCKIWFDIGEYGRMSKILKELHKSCQKEDGTDDQKKGTQLLEVYAIEIQMYTETKNNKKLKELYNKALSVKSAIPHPRIMGIIRECGGKMHMAERQWAEAATDFFEAFKNYDEAGNQRRIQCLKYLVLANMLMESEVNPFDGQEAKPYKNDPEILAMTNLIAAYQRNEILEFEKILKSNRRTIMDDPFIRNYIEDLLRNVRTQVLLKIIKPYTRIRIPFISKELNVPEKDVEELLVSLILDNRIHGHIDQVNRLLECGDRSKGMKKYAAIDKWNTQLKSLYQTVGNRVC, encoded by the exons ATGGGTTCTG ATGCGGATATGGAGGATTATGGATTCGAGTACTCGGATGAGGAGCCCGAAGAGCAGGATGTTGATATTGAGAACCAATACTACAACTccaaag GCTTGGTTGAAACAGAACCGGAGGCAGCACTTGAGGGTTTTGCTGAAGTAGTTCGTATGGAACCTGAGAAGGCTGAGTG GGGATTCAAAGCTTTAAAGCAAACTGTTAAGCTTTACTATAAGCTTGGGAAGTACAAGGAAATGATGGATGCTTACAGAGAGATGCTAACCTACATTAAATCAGCAGTGACAAGAAATTATAGTGAGAAGTGTATTAACAATATCATGGATTTCGTCTCTGGATCAGCTAGTCAGAACTTCAGCCTCCTACAAGAGTTCTACGAGACAACATTGAAAGCCCTTGAAGAGGCAAAGAATGAG AGGTTGTGGTTCAAGACAAACCTAAAGCTTTGCAAAATTTGGTTTGACATTGGGGAATATGGGCGAATGAGTAAG ATTTTGAAAGAACTCCACAAGTCTTGTCAAAAAGAAGATGGCACTGATGATCAGAAGAAAGGTACGCAGTTGTTGGAGGTGTATGCAATTGAGATCCAAATGTATACGGAgacgaaaaataacaaaaaactgAAG GAGCTATACAACAAAGCACTTTCAGTCAAGTCGGCGATTCCTCACCCAAGAATAATGGGAATAATTCGTGAATGTGGAGGAAAAATGCATATGGCAGAGCGGCAGTGGGCAGAGGCAGCTACAGACTTCTTTGAAGCTTTCAAGAACTATGATGAAGCCGGGAATCAGAGGCGCATCCAGTGTCTAAA GTACTTGGTTCTGGCAAATATGCTGATGGAGTCTGAGGTAAACCCTTTCGATGGCCAAGAAGCAAAACC CTACAAAAATGACCCTGAAATACTTGCAATGACAAATCTTATAGCAGCATATCAACGAAATGAGATCTTGGAGTTTGAGAAAATTCTGAAG AGTAACAGAAGAACAATAATGGATGACCCCTTCATTAGAAATTACATTGAAGATCTTTTAAGAAATGTCAGAACCCAAGTGTTGCTGAAGATCATCAAGCCTTACACAAGAATCCGGATTCCCTTCATTTCCAAG GAGCTTAATGTGCCAGAAAAAGACGTTGAGGAGTTGTTGGTATCACTGATCTTGGACAACCGTATCCATGGGCACATTGATCAAGTGAACCGGTTGCTAGAGTGTGGAGACAG ATCGAAAGGAATGAAAAAATACGCTGCCATTGACAAATGGAACACACAACTAAAGTCACTATACCAAACCGTTGGCAACAGAGTATGCTGA